A stretch of Ipomoea triloba cultivar NCNSP0323 chromosome 13, ASM357664v1 DNA encodes these proteins:
- the LOC116002397 gene encoding uncharacterized protein LOC116002397 isoform X1, whose protein sequence is MAAICSQVSSVTDFHHTKPLKLDEAVETKDSSKSAIRWETGTGFDDDSSDDEFGVCPQEDEELAELCDFALSFCETRHLCPQEDEELADFALSLCETQHVSSVTESDHTKAKLKLDDGDKDEAEETKDTLKSPKQGEAGTRYDDDSSDDDLSGPELSSQEVEELVELCDFALSLYETQHPGECWKFESGYGGKRWHTLFHQYLLEFFGKKADGSSLRNFVVLAICSDFYYGRDKFRVDQCVLVKDDEVEPMDENIKERVSMESGRIFPLSHEKLQQHNEKFVEFCKSALTYYEERHVGEAYEFVEIQTARRSIIRGIFIFHAKKKADGTLTTFKAYTHPLVQGMEIDVVGSFEQYFRRY, encoded by the exons ATGGCCGCAATCTGTTCCCAGGTCTCCTCCGTCACCGATTTCCACCATACAAAACCGTTGAAACTAGATGAGGCCGTGGAGACGAAAGACTCTTCGAAGTCCGCTATACGATGGGAAACGGGTACTGGATTTGATGACGACTCTAGTGATGACGAATTT GGTGTTTGCcctcaagaagatgaagaacTGGCTGAACTGTGCGACTTTGCTCTTTCTTTTTGTGAGACTCGACATCTTTGCcctcaagaagatgaagaacTGGCTGACTTTGCTCTTTCTCTTTGTGAGACTCAACAT GTCTCTTCCGTCACTGAGTCCGACCATACAAAAGCGAAACTGAAACTGGATGATGGAGATAAAGATGAGGCGGAGGAGACGAAAGACACTTTGAAGTCCCCTAAACAAGGGGAGGCGGGTACACGATATGATGATGACTCTAGTGATGATGACTTG AGTGGTCCCGAGCTTTCCTCTCAAGAAGTTGAAGAACTGGTTGAACTGTGTGACTTTGCTCTTTCTCTTTATGAGACTCAACAT CCAGGGGAGTGTTGGAAGTTTGAGAGCGGTTATGGAGGGAAACGATGGCATACTCTTTTCCATCAGTATCTCCTTGAATTTTTCGGCAAAAAGGCAGATGGTAGTTCCTTACGAAATTTTGTGGTGCTTGCCATTTGTTCTGATTTTTATTACGGACGTGACAAATTCAGAGTAGACCAATGTGTCTTAGTGAAAGATGATGAGGTGGAGCCGATGGATGAAAAT aTTAAGGAAAGGGTGAGCATGGAGAGTGGCCGAATTTTCCCACTTTCACATGAAAAGCTGCAGCAACATAATGAAAAATTTGTTGAATTCTGCAAGTCTGCACTCACCTACTATGAGGAGCGCCAT GTCGGAGAAGCTTATGAGTTTGTGGAGATACAGACGGCAAGGCGGTCTATCATTAGAGGCATTTTTATATTTCATGCGAAAAAGAAGGCCGATGGTACTCTTACAACCTTTAAAGCTTATACTCATCCTCTCGTTCAAGGCATGGAAATAGACGTTGTGGGTTCTTTTGAGCAATATTTCAGACGGTACTAG
- the LOC116003148 gene encoding transcription factor MYB108, which yields MDHVKGGGAYKSVAQQQAEDDADLRRGPWTVEEDFTLINYIAHHGEGRWNSLARCAGLKRTGKSCRLRWLNYLRPDVRRGNITLEEQLLILELHSRWGNRWSKIAQHLPGRTDNEIKNYWRTRVQKHAKQLKCDVNSKQFKDTMRYLWMPRLMERIQAAAANAAVSSSTTTSANSDGAAAYIHNPLDISATSDPAPPGMQQHPNTVAPTIPDYNAAAAAAVNFPSDNSSTAASSDSFSDLTDCCGYNFHVTQGANHDYYQPNNNNHFGYGESLTSPTGFFNPNLDFQMMDNNNNNNQWMDGADVVSDNLWNVEDMWFFQQQFNNNNNNSHP from the exons ATGGATCACGTTAAGGGCGGCGGCGCGTACAAGAGCGTCGCTCAGCAGCAAGCGGAGGACGATGCCGACCTCCGGCGAGGCCCGTGGACCGTCGAGGAAGACTTCACGCTCATCAACTACATCGCTCACCACGGCGAGGGCCGCTGGAACTCCCTCGCGCGCTGTGCCG GTCTGAAGCGTACCGGAAAAAGTTGCAGATTACGGTGGCTAAACTATCTCCGGCCGGACGTCCGGCGTGGGAACATCACTCTAGAGGAGCAGCTCCTTATTCTCGAACTGCATTCTCGTTGGGGCAATCG GTGGTCGAAAATAGCACAACATTTGCCGGGGAGGACCGACAATGAGATTAAGAATTACTGGAGGACTAGAGTGCAAAAACACGCAAAGCAGCTGAAATGTGACGTGAACAGCAAGCAATTCAAGGACACCATGCGCTATCTATGGATGCCGCGCCTAATGGAGAGAATTCAGGCCGCCGCCGCAAACGCCGCCgtctcctcctccaccaccacctccgCAAACTCCGACGGCGCCGCCGCCTACATCCACAACCCCCTCGACATCTCCGCCACGTCAGACCCCGCCCCGCCGGGGATGCAACAACACCCCAATACCGTCGCCCCAACCATCCCCGATTAcaacgccgccgccgccgccgccgtcaaCTTCCCCTCCGACAACTCCTCCACCGCCGCCTCCTCCGACTCCTTCTCCGACCTCACCGACTGCTGCGGCTACAACTTCCACGTCACTCAAGGCGCCAACCACGACtactatcaaccaaacaataacaatcacttcgGTTACGGAGAATCCTTAACCAGCCCCACCGGATTCTTTAACCCGAACCTAGACTTCCAAATGATggacaacaataacaacaacaaccagTGGATGGACGGCGCCGATGTCGTCTCCGACAACCTATGGAACGTCGAAGACATGTGGTTCTTCCAACAACaattcaacaacaacaacaacaatagccACCCTTGA
- the LOC116002397 gene encoding uncharacterized protein LOC116002397 isoform X2: MRPWRRKTLRSPLYDGKRGVCPQEDEELAELCDFALSFCETRHLCPQEDEELADFALSLCETQHVSSVTESDHTKAKLKLDDGDKDEAEETKDTLKSPKQGEAGTRYDDDSSDDDLSGPELSSQEVEELVELCDFALSLYETQHPGECWKFESGYGGKRWHTLFHQYLLEFFGKKADGSSLRNFVVLAICSDFYYGRDKFRVDQCVLVKDDEVEPMDENIKERVSMESGRIFPLSHEKLQQHNEKFVEFCKSALTYYEERHVGEAYEFVEIQTARRSIIRGIFIFHAKKKADGTLTTFKAYTHPLVQGMEIDVVGSFEQYFRRY, encoded by the exons ATGAGGCCGTGGAGACGAAAGACTCTTCGAAGTCCGCTATACGATGGGAAACGG GGTGTTTGCcctcaagaagatgaagaacTGGCTGAACTGTGCGACTTTGCTCTTTCTTTTTGTGAGACTCGACATCTTTGCcctcaagaagatgaagaacTGGCTGACTTTGCTCTTTCTCTTTGTGAGACTCAACAT GTCTCTTCCGTCACTGAGTCCGACCATACAAAAGCGAAACTGAAACTGGATGATGGAGATAAAGATGAGGCGGAGGAGACGAAAGACACTTTGAAGTCCCCTAAACAAGGGGAGGCGGGTACACGATATGATGATGACTCTAGTGATGATGACTTG AGTGGTCCCGAGCTTTCCTCTCAAGAAGTTGAAGAACTGGTTGAACTGTGTGACTTTGCTCTTTCTCTTTATGAGACTCAACAT CCAGGGGAGTGTTGGAAGTTTGAGAGCGGTTATGGAGGGAAACGATGGCATACTCTTTTCCATCAGTATCTCCTTGAATTTTTCGGCAAAAAGGCAGATGGTAGTTCCTTACGAAATTTTGTGGTGCTTGCCATTTGTTCTGATTTTTATTACGGACGTGACAAATTCAGAGTAGACCAATGTGTCTTAGTGAAAGATGATGAGGTGGAGCCGATGGATGAAAAT aTTAAGGAAAGGGTGAGCATGGAGAGTGGCCGAATTTTCCCACTTTCACATGAAAAGCTGCAGCAACATAATGAAAAATTTGTTGAATTCTGCAAGTCTGCACTCACCTACTATGAGGAGCGCCAT GTCGGAGAAGCTTATGAGTTTGTGGAGATACAGACGGCAAGGCGGTCTATCATTAGAGGCATTTTTATATTTCATGCGAAAAAGAAGGCCGATGGTACTCTTACAACCTTTAAAGCTTATACTCATCCTCTCGTTCAAGGCATGGAAATAGACGTTGTGGGTTCTTTTGAGCAATATTTCAGACGGTACTAG